CGCCGCCGCGCGGCTCAGCGCGCGGCGGGCACGCGCAGGTGGGCGCTGGCGAGATCCTCGAGGAACGCGGCCACGATCGGGTCGGTCTTCGCGCGGCGCGCCACGACCATGTGGAACGTCACGTCGTAGTTGAGCAGCTCGGGGTTCAGCGGCGCGAGCAGCCCTTGGGCGACGTAAGGCGCGGCGAAATGCTCGGGCAGGTAGCCGAGGTGGTGGCCCGACAGGATCAGCAGCGCGACCGCCTCCATGTTGTCGGCGGTGCCCGTCACGCGGTCGGGCGAGGTGGACAGCTGCGCCTCCGGCAGCGGATAGGTGCGCCAGGCCCATTCGTGGCCGGCCGCGTCGGCGGCCGACAGCCCGCCCGCGCGCTCGAACAGCGGATGGCCGCGCCCGCAGTAGGCCACCTGCCGCTCGACGAAGAGCGGCGTGTAGTCGAGCACCGGCACGCGATGCCAGAAATAGCCGACCGCGATCTGAATCTCGTCGCCGAGCAGCTTTTCCTCGAGGTCGCCGGGCGGGCGCACCGAGATCGAGAACTTCACCGCCTCGTCGCGCGTGCGAAACGCGGCGATCGCCTCGGCGATGCGCGCGTTCTGGCTGATCGGCGTGTGCCCGATCAGGCCGATATTGAGCGTGCCCACCAGTTGCCGGTCCATGTGGCGCGCGGCGCTGCCGAACTCGTCGAGCGCCACCAGCAGCTTGCGGCTCATGCTCCGGAACCGCTCGCCCTTGGGAGTGAGGCGAAAGCCGCTGCGGCCGCGCTCGCAGAGCCGGTAGCCGAGCCGCGTCTCCAGCGACGACAGCTGCGCGCTGATGGTGGACTGCCCGACGTTGAGCACCGTCTGCGCGGCCGTCACGCCGCCCGCGTCGGCCACCGCCAGAAACACCCGGATCAGGCGCAGATCCAGCGTCGACAGATTCCCCAGCACCGCTTGCCCCCCTTGATTACATCGATTTCAGTCGATGTTGACGTCGAAACCTTGGCATTTTTCCTGTGCGGCGAAACGCGTACAACTGTGCGTCCCGCCGCGTCGAATGATACGGCAACCGTTCCCACCCAAGCGCATCATCGAGACGCCTCCATGACCGATCCCCGCTACTTCCAGCCGCTCGGCGGCAACGAAATGCCGCGCAGCGGCGGCATCGCCACCATGATGCGGCTGCCCCACCTGCCCGACGCGGCCGGCCTCGACGCCTGCTTCGTCGGCGTGCCGTTCGATCTCGGCACCTCGAACCGCACCGGCGCGCGCTTCGGCCCGCGCCAGATCCGCGCCGAATCGGTGCTGCTGCGCCCCTACAACATGGCCACGCGCGCCGCGCCGTTCGATTCGCTGCGCATCGCCGACGTCGGCGACGTCGCGATCAACCCGTACAACCTGCACGATTCGATCGCGCGCATCGAGGCGGCCTACGACGCGATCCTCGCGCACGGCTGCAAGCCGATCACGCTCGGCGGCGACCACACCATCGCGCTGCCGATCCTGCGCGCGATCCACCGGCGGCACGGCAAGGTCGCGCTGATCCACGTCGATGCGCACGCCGACGTCAACGACACGATGATGGGCGAAAAGATCGCGCACGGCACGCCGTTCCGCCGCGCGGTGGAGGAAGGCCTGCTCGCGACCGACCGCGTGGTGCAGATCGGCCTGCGCGGCACCGGCTACGCGGCCGAGGATTTCGACTGGTGCCGCCAGCAGGGCTTTTGCGTGGTGCAGGCCGAGGCCTGCTGGAACCAGTCGCTCGCGCCGCTGATGCGCGAGGTGCGCGAGCAGATCGGCGACACGCCCGTCTACGTCAGCTTCGACATCG
The window above is part of the Burkholderia glumae LMG 2196 = ATCC 33617 genome. Proteins encoded here:
- a CDS encoding LysR family transcriptional regulator, whose amino-acid sequence is MLGNLSTLDLRLIRVFLAVADAGGVTAAQTVLNVGQSTISAQLSSLETRLGYRLCERGRSGFRLTPKGERFRSMSRKLLVALDEFGSAARHMDRQLVGTLNIGLIGHTPISQNARIAEAIAAFRTRDEAVKFSISVRPPGDLEEKLLGDEIQIAVGYFWHRVPVLDYTPLFVERQVAYCGRGHPLFERAGGLSAADAAGHEWAWRTYPLPEAQLSTSPDRVTGTADNMEAVALLILSGHHLGYLPEHFAAPYVAQGLLAPLNPELLNYDVTFHMVVARRAKTDPIVAAFLEDLASAHLRVPAAR
- the speB gene encoding agmatinase; translation: MTDPRYFQPLGGNEMPRSGGIATMMRLPHLPDAAGLDACFVGVPFDLGTSNRTGARFGPRQIRAESVLLRPYNMATRAAPFDSLRIADVGDVAINPYNLHDSIARIEAAYDAILAHGCKPITLGGDHTIALPILRAIHRRHGKVALIHVDAHADVNDTMMGEKIAHGTPFRRAVEEGLLATDRVVQIGLRGTGYAAEDFDWCRQQGFCVVQAEACWNQSLAPLMREVREQIGDTPVYVSFDIDGIDPAYAPGTGTPEIAGLTVPQALEIVRGTYGLNLVGADLVEVAPPYDPFGTTALLGANLAYELLCALPGVRYRD